In a genomic window of Streptomyces sp. NBC_01231:
- a CDS encoding M15 family metallopeptidase — MSEIILMSDARVAAVPVEECGEALVDVRASLRVDDRKHKDSHGAEVHLRQGVLDRLLRAEALLPQGLRLLFVEGYRPPALQRSYFERYVDELRADHPDWPADGIRTAASRYVSPPEIAPHSAGAAVDLTLAHADGRELDLGTPMNASPEQSDGACYTAAAHISDEAQANRAVLGAALSAAGLINYPTEWWHWSYGDRYWALATGAPAALYGPSEMPATTSSTMSPALLLAADPAPARPMRGGDAQQ, encoded by the coding sequence ATGAGTGAGATCATCCTGATGTCCGACGCCAGGGTCGCCGCCGTTCCGGTCGAGGAGTGCGGCGAAGCGCTGGTCGACGTACGGGCCTCCCTTCGCGTCGACGACCGGAAGCACAAGGACTCCCACGGCGCCGAGGTCCACCTGCGGCAGGGCGTCCTCGACCGCCTGCTGCGGGCCGAGGCCCTGCTGCCGCAGGGGCTGCGGCTGCTCTTCGTCGAGGGATACCGGCCCCCCGCCCTGCAGCGGTCCTATTTCGAGAGGTACGTCGACGAACTGCGCGCCGATCACCCGGACTGGCCCGCCGATGGCATCCGCACGGCGGCCAGCCGCTATGTGTCCCCGCCCGAGATCGCCCCGCACTCGGCGGGCGCCGCCGTGGACCTGACCCTGGCCCACGCGGACGGCCGTGAACTCGACCTCGGCACACCCATGAACGCGTCCCCGGAACAGAGCGACGGCGCCTGCTACACCGCCGCCGCCCACATCTCCGACGAGGCACAGGCCAACCGGGCCGTTCTGGGAGCGGCCCTGAGCGCGGCCGGCCTGATCAACTACCCCACCGAGTGGTGGCACTGGTCGTACGGAGACCGTTACTGGGCCCTGGCGACCGGCGCGCCGGCCGCGCTCTACGGGCCGAGCGAAATGCCCGCGACGACGTCGTCGACCATGTCCCCCGCCCTGCTCCTCGCCGCTGACCCTGCCCCCGCGCGCCCGATGCGCGGCGGGGACGCCCAACAGTGA
- a CDS encoding PHP domain-containing protein, whose amino-acid sequence MDPVEALDRIAFLLERSSAPTYRVRAFRTASRVLSPMSDAEVRERADTGTLEALKGVGPKTAQVVREALEGRVPGYLEKLEGEADAAAPSTPGGEGLRALLRGDCHLHSDWSDGGSPIDEMGRAAAEIGHEWAALTDHSPRLTVARGLSPERLRRQLEVVAELNQTWAPFRLLTGIECDILDDGSLDQEPELLDQLDVVVVSVHSKLRMDARSMTRRMVAAVRDPHADVLGHCTGRLVTGRGRPESEFDAEEVFAACAESGTAVEINSRPERLDPPRRLLRAAVRAGVLFSIDTDAHAPGQLDWQIHGCARAHECEVPADRVVTTWSLAELLAWTREGRIPDRVASG is encoded by the coding sequence ATGGATCCCGTCGAGGCCTTGGACCGGATCGCCTTTCTGCTGGAGCGGTCCAGCGCGCCCACGTACCGCGTGCGCGCCTTCCGTACGGCCTCCCGTGTGCTGTCCCCGATGTCCGACGCGGAGGTCCGCGAGCGGGCGGACACCGGGACGCTGGAGGCCCTGAAGGGGGTCGGCCCGAAGACGGCGCAGGTGGTGCGCGAGGCGCTGGAGGGGCGGGTGCCCGGCTATCTGGAGAAGCTGGAGGGCGAGGCCGACGCCGCGGCGCCGTCGACGCCGGGCGGGGAGGGGCTGCGGGCCCTGCTGCGCGGGGACTGCCATCTGCACTCGGACTGGTCCGACGGCGGCAGCCCGATCGACGAGATGGGCCGGGCCGCGGCCGAGATCGGCCACGAGTGGGCCGCGCTGACCGACCACTCGCCGCGGCTGACCGTGGCTCGCGGGCTGTCGCCCGAGCGGCTGCGCCGCCAGCTGGAGGTGGTGGCGGAGCTGAACCAGACATGGGCGCCGTTCCGGCTGCTGACGGGCATCGAGTGCGACATCCTCGACGACGGCTCGCTCGACCAGGAACCCGAACTGCTCGATCAGCTGGACGTCGTGGTGGTGTCCGTGCACTCCAAGCTGCGGATGGACGCCCGCTCGATGACCCGGCGCATGGTGGCCGCCGTACGCGATCCGCACGCGGACGTCCTCGGGCACTGCACCGGGCGGCTGGTGACGGGGCGAGGGCGGCCCGAGTCGGAGTTCGACGCCGAGGAGGTGTTCGCGGCGTGCGCCGAGTCCGGTACGGCGGTGGAGATCAACAGCCGCCCCGAGCGCCTCGATCCGCCACGGCGACTGCTGCGCGCGGCCGTGCGGGCGGGCGTGCTGTTCTCGATCGACACCGACGCGCACGCACCCGGCCAGCTGGACTGGCAGATCCACGGCTGCGCCCGTGCGCACGAGTGCGAGGTGCCCGCCGACCGTGTGGTCACGACCTGGTCCCTGGCGGAGCTGCTGGCCTGGACCCGGGAGGGCCGGATTCCGGATCGAGTGGCGAGCGGCTGA
- a CDS encoding FBP domain-containing protein, which yields MRSLTEQDIRNSFVNCSKGEAKRLATPRELDQLPWEHLDFLGWRDPGAPDRSYLVTERDGTLVGVTLRFQSSRRGFLHRSMCSLCLTTHPGGGVSLMTARKAGPAGREGNSVGLYMCTDLACSLYVRGRKAPGGGSRLEESLTVAQQIARTTDNLSAFLDKLYD from the coding sequence ATGAGATCACTCACCGAGCAGGACATCCGCAACTCGTTCGTCAACTGCTCGAAAGGCGAGGCCAAACGCCTGGCCACGCCCCGGGAGCTCGACCAACTCCCCTGGGAACACCTCGACTTCCTGGGCTGGCGAGATCCGGGCGCACCCGACCGCAGCTATCTGGTCACCGAACGGGACGGGACACTCGTCGGCGTGACACTGCGGTTCCAGTCGTCGCGGCGAGGGTTCCTGCACCGCAGCATGTGTTCCCTGTGCCTGACCACCCATCCGGGAGGCGGGGTCTCCCTGATGACGGCTCGCAAGGCCGGCCCGGCGGGCCGCGAGGGCAACTCCGTCGGCTTGTACATGTGCACCGACCTCGCCTGTTCCCTCTATGTGCGCGGCAGGAAGGCGCCGGGCGGCGGGTCCCGCCTGGAGGAGAGCCTCACCGTGGCGCAGCAGATCGCCCGCACGACGGACAACCTGTCCGCCTTCCTGGACAAGCTCTACGACTGA
- a CDS encoding HAD family hydrolase yields the protein MGRAAVFDVDGTLVDTNHLHVVTWWDAFRQAGHRVPTHAIHRAIGLGSTDLIAHLLGDDRDPDRDAELSAAHKALYGQYFDRLPAFQDAGRLLRRLDRDGWTVVLATSAGGAELSALRRAIDADDAITDTASADDVDEGKPSPEPVEHALELAGVAPEQAVFVGDTVWDMRAGSRAGVRCVGVLCGGIPRTDLAGAGATEIYDDPADLLASLADSPLA from the coding sequence ATGGGACGGGCCGCGGTGTTCGACGTCGACGGGACCCTCGTCGACACCAACCACCTCCACGTGGTGACCTGGTGGGATGCCTTCCGACAGGCGGGGCACCGGGTGCCGACGCACGCCATCCACCGGGCGATCGGGCTCGGCTCCACCGACCTGATCGCCCACCTCCTCGGCGACGACCGGGACCCGGACCGGGACGCGGAACTGAGCGCCGCCCACAAGGCGCTGTACGGGCAGTACTTCGACCGGCTGCCCGCGTTCCAGGACGCCGGGCGGCTGCTGCGGCGGCTCGACCGGGACGGCTGGACGGTGGTGCTCGCCACGTCGGCGGGCGGTGCCGAGCTGTCCGCGCTGCGTCGCGCGATCGACGCGGACGACGCGATCACCGACACGGCGAGCGCCGACGACGTCGACGAGGGCAAGCCCTCGCCCGAGCCCGTCGAACACGCCCTGGAGCTGGCCGGTGTCGCCCCCGAGCAGGCGGTCTTCGTCGGCGACACCGTCTGGGACATGCGCGCGGGCAGCCGGGCCGGGGTGCGCTGCGTCGGCGTCCTGTGCGGCGGCATCCCGCGGACCGACCTGGCCGGGGCGGGGGCGACCGAGATCTACGACGACCCCGCGGACCTGCTGGCCTCCCTGGCGGACAGCCCCCTGGCATGA
- a CDS encoding aromatic acid exporter family protein, with translation MTRMTDAVRPYGGRPADALRRDALAIARAARAVRRGPGRERDLVVQSLKAAAAALIAWFVASDLLGDPMALMAPWVALVLVQATVYSSLRQGAQQWVALCAGTLLASAAQALAGSTLGALALSVPVLMLLANWSRFGDQGIYGATTAVFTLASGTVSASAVGHRVGQALLGAVIGVAINALVLPPIHLRDVRENLAALAREAGDVLHTVGADLRESEWDAQTAARWSSASARLERCLEALRSARGWSRESLKLTAGPLRAVRRPPRPVPPEEEDERWSRVTGHIRALTRALSIAADDGRTPAPPDGAALRLYGRLLELIGDACRAESRRLLDPREDTRPAGGSEDAMRELHERLQHGLREHAAHGATTTAVLGTLLLQAENLWTEAVPDAEAVPEAEAFPDTEAVPAADER, from the coding sequence ATGACGCGTATGACAGATGCGGTACGACCGTACGGTGGCCGTCCGGCCGACGCGCTGCGGCGGGATGCCCTTGCCATCGCCCGGGCCGCCCGGGCCGTCCGGCGCGGTCCCGGCCGGGAGCGCGATCTGGTCGTGCAGTCGTTGAAGGCGGCAGCGGCGGCACTGATCGCCTGGTTCGTGGCGAGCGACCTGCTGGGCGATCCGATGGCGTTGATGGCGCCCTGGGTGGCGCTGGTGCTGGTGCAGGCCACCGTCTACAGCTCGCTGCGGCAGGGCGCGCAGCAGTGGGTGGCCCTCTGTGCCGGAACCCTGCTGGCGTCGGCGGCCCAGGCCCTCGCCGGCAGCACGCTGGGCGCGCTTGCCCTGTCCGTACCGGTGCTGATGCTGCTCGCGAACTGGTCCCGCTTCGGCGACCAGGGGATCTACGGCGCGACCACCGCCGTCTTCACCCTCGCCTCGGGAACCGTCTCGGCGTCGGCGGTCGGGCACCGCGTCGGACAGGCACTGCTGGGCGCGGTGATCGGGGTCGCGATCAATGCCCTCGTCCTGCCGCCGATCCATCTGCGGGACGTGCGGGAGAACCTCGCGGCACTCGCCCGGGAGGCCGGCGACGTGTTGCACACCGTCGGCGCGGATCTGCGGGAGTCGGAGTGGGACGCGCAGACCGCGGCGCGCTGGTCGAGCGCTTCGGCCCGGTTGGAGCGGTGCCTGGAGGCGCTGCGGTCGGCCCGCGGCTGGAGCCGGGAGAGCCTGAAGCTGACCGCCGGCCCGCTGCGCGCCGTCCGCAGGCCCCCGCGGCCCGTGCCGCCCGAGGAGGAGGACGAACGCTGGAGCCGGGTCACCGGCCACATCCGGGCGCTGACCCGGGCCCTGAGCATCGCGGCCGACGACGGCCGCACGCCCGCCCCGCCCGACGGTGCGGCGCTGCGTTTGTACGGCCGCCTGCTGGAGCTCATCGGGGACGCGTGCCGCGCGGAGAGCCGCCGACTCCTGGACCCGCGCGAGGACACCCGACCGGCGGGAGGCTCCGAGGACGCGATGCGGGAGCTGCACGAACGGTTGCAGCACGGTCTGCGGGAGCACGCCGCGCACGGAGCCACCACGACGGCCGTCCTGGGAACCCTTTTGTTGCAGGCCGAGAACCTCTGGACGGAGGCCGTTCCGGATGCCGAGGCCGTTCCGGAAGCGGAAGCCTTTCCGGATACCGAGGCCGTTCCGGCCGCTGACGAGCGGTGA
- a CDS encoding aminoglycoside phosphotransferase family protein: MADSVDQAGTSDSWRRARRVLEGARLAPDRLARLRPLTGGTYNTVEELVLTDGSRYVLKVPPAATVPGLRHEQRLLLSEAEFYRAAAGVGVPAPHVLALGGYTDTATGHLLMTACPGEPWNGSLTPTEQTALRAELGRHLARLHEVTGPGFGYPSGALGPLAPDWRTAFTAMTDAVLEDARHYRARLPRPVDEVARTLRSAHGALDEVTVPCLVHFDLWPGNILVDRPAGEAPRIGGLIDGERMFWGDPLADFVSLALLGDIKRDEAFLTGYREAGGRAEFDGPARLRLALYRAYLYLIMLTETVPRAVDAGQRRWVQENVAPELVAALEEIEKGASAASSSSRSAS; this comes from the coding sequence GTGGCGGACTCCGTGGACCAGGCGGGCACATCGGATTCCTGGAGACGGGCGCGGCGGGTGCTGGAAGGCGCCCGCCTCGCCCCCGACCGCCTCGCGCGGCTGCGCCCCCTGACGGGCGGCACGTACAACACCGTCGAGGAACTCGTCCTCACCGACGGCAGCCGCTACGTGCTGAAGGTCCCTCCCGCCGCGACCGTCCCCGGTCTGCGCCACGAGCAGCGACTGCTGCTCTCCGAGGCGGAGTTCTACCGTGCGGCCGCCGGGGTCGGCGTCCCGGCGCCGCACGTCCTCGCGCTCGGCGGGTACACGGACACCGCCACAGGGCACCTGCTGATGACGGCCTGTCCCGGCGAACCCTGGAACGGTTCGCTCACGCCCACCGAACAGACCGCTCTGCGCGCCGAGTTGGGCCGTCACCTCGCCCGCCTGCACGAGGTGACCGGGCCCGGCTTCGGCTACCCGTCCGGCGCCCTCGGCCCGCTCGCCCCCGACTGGCGCACCGCCTTCACGGCCATGACCGATGCCGTCCTCGAAGACGCCCGCCACTACCGGGCCCGCCTGCCCCGCCCCGTCGACGAGGTGGCCCGTACCCTCCGGTCCGCCCACGGTGCGCTGGACGAGGTCACCGTCCCGTGCCTGGTCCACTTCGACCTGTGGCCGGGGAACATCCTGGTGGACCGCCCGGCGGGGGAGGCGCCCCGGATCGGCGGGCTCATCGACGGGGAGCGGATGTTCTGGGGCGACCCACTGGCCGACTTCGTCTCCCTGGCGCTGCTCGGGGACATCAAGCGGGACGAGGCCTTCCTCACGGGCTACCGGGAGGCCGGCGGCCGAGCGGAGTTCGACGGCCCGGCCCGCCTCCGCCTCGCCCTCTACCGCGCCTACCTCTACCTGATCATGCTCACGGAGACAGTGCCCCGGGCGGTCGACGCGGGCCAGCGGCGATGGGTCCAGGAGAACGTCGCCCCGGAACTCGTCGCGGCCCTGGAGGAGATCGAGAAGGGGGCGTCCGCCGCTTCCTCGTCCAGCCGGAGCGCGTCCTGA
- a CDS encoding cytochrome P450, producing the protein MPPTAQTASSLPGVPLVDISATGPGRTPLQQVMELMREHGPVLVRRLHGRDVTFVADLDLVTEIADETRFAKAIGPALENVREFAADGLFTAYNDEPNWAKAHDILMPAFALGSMRTYHPVMLRVAQRMIGSWDRAARAVQPVNIPDDMTRMTLDTIGLAGFGYDFGSFDRDEPHPFVESMVRCLEWAMTRLARTPGGDYTAADEAFATNAGYLAQVVDDVISARVASGESGTDDLLGLMLTATHPADGTTLDTTNIRNQVITFLIAGHETTSGAMSFAMYYLAKHPAVLQLVQREVDQLWGDTADPEPTFDEVGRLTYTRQVLNEALRLWPTAAAFSRQAREDTLLGGRIPLRAGQTLTVIAPMLHRQPAWGDNPELFDPARFTPEAETARSPHAFKPFGTGERACIGRQFALHEATMLLALLVHRYRLNDHADYRLTIKEALTLKPDGFTLTLAPRTAADRTHPPLPGAVPTTADDTRVEAELPARVRAGTRALFLHGSNYGTCRDFAAQLADEAAALGCETEVAPLDAYADHLPTDRPVVITAASYNGQPTDDAREFAGRLDEITDATGIRYAVLGVGDRNWAATYQHVPTHIDERLAGLGATRLLDRAAADASGDLTGTVRAFTAGLRTALLEAYGDPDALVAAEPEPTAGYEVRTLVGGPLDALAERHGLVPMTVAEAYDLTAPGHPRLKRFVRLALPTGTTYRTADHVTVLPANDKTLVERSADAFGVDLDVVLDIRPSRPRRDGLAVNRPLTVRQLLTHHVELQHSPTADQLSVLAAANPCPPERAHLAALVDDPRTLVELFESYPALRGSLDWPALLDLLPPLRPRHYSVSSSPAAAPGHVDLMVSLLEAPARSHSRPRASGGTPVGDGTYRGVGSGYLVGVQPGDTVLARVQPCRDAFRVDHTRPVVMIAAGTGLAPFRGAIADRVATLARGEQLPPALCYFGCDAPDADFLHADELRAAETVGAVRLRPAFSAVPEAGVAFVQHRVAAEADEVWDLLDAGARVYVCGDGSRMAPGVRDAFRTLYRERTPDADESAAERWLDGLVRDGRYVEDVYAAG; encoded by the coding sequence ATGCCCCCCACCGCGCAGACCGCGTCGTCCCTCCCCGGCGTCCCCCTCGTCGACATCTCCGCCACCGGCCCCGGCCGCACGCCCCTCCAGCAGGTGATGGAGCTGATGCGGGAACACGGTCCCGTGCTCGTACGGCGGCTGCACGGGCGGGACGTCACCTTCGTCGCCGACCTCGACCTGGTCACCGAAATCGCCGACGAGACCCGGTTCGCCAAGGCCATCGGCCCCGCGCTGGAGAACGTCCGCGAGTTCGCCGCCGACGGACTGTTCACCGCGTACAACGACGAGCCCAACTGGGCCAAGGCCCACGACATCCTGATGCCCGCCTTCGCCCTCGGATCGATGCGCACGTACCACCCGGTGATGCTGCGCGTCGCCCAGCGCATGATCGGCTCCTGGGACCGGGCCGCCCGCGCCGTGCAGCCGGTGAACATCCCCGACGACATGACCCGGATGACCCTCGACACCATCGGGCTCGCCGGGTTCGGCTACGACTTCGGCTCCTTCGACCGGGACGAGCCCCACCCCTTCGTCGAGTCGATGGTGCGCTGCCTGGAGTGGGCGATGACCCGCCTGGCCCGCACTCCCGGGGGCGACTACACGGCCGCCGACGAGGCGTTCGCCACGAACGCCGGCTACCTGGCGCAGGTCGTCGACGACGTGATCAGCGCCCGGGTGGCCTCCGGCGAGAGCGGTACCGACGACCTCCTCGGGCTCATGCTCACCGCCACGCACCCCGCCGACGGCACCACCCTCGACACCACCAACATCCGCAACCAGGTCATCACCTTCCTGATCGCCGGACACGAGACCACCTCCGGCGCGATGTCCTTCGCGATGTACTACCTGGCCAAGCACCCGGCCGTGCTCCAGCTCGTCCAGCGCGAGGTGGACCAGCTGTGGGGCGACACCGCCGACCCCGAGCCGACCTTCGACGAGGTCGGGCGGCTCACCTACACCCGACAGGTCCTGAACGAGGCCCTGCGGCTGTGGCCGACCGCCGCCGCCTTCAGCCGACAGGCCCGCGAGGACACCCTGCTCGGCGGGCGCATCCCGCTGCGCGCCGGACAGACCCTCACCGTGATCGCACCGATGCTGCACCGGCAGCCCGCGTGGGGCGACAACCCCGAGCTGTTCGACCCCGCCCGTTTCACCCCCGAGGCGGAGACCGCCCGCTCACCGCACGCCTTCAAGCCCTTCGGCACCGGCGAACGCGCCTGCATCGGGCGGCAGTTCGCCCTGCACGAGGCCACCATGCTGCTCGCCCTGCTGGTGCACCGCTACCGGCTGAACGACCACGCCGACTACCGGCTCACCATCAAGGAGGCCCTCACCCTCAAGCCGGACGGCTTCACCCTCACCCTGGCCCCGCGCACCGCCGCCGACCGTACCCACCCGCCCCTGCCGGGCGCGGTCCCGACGACCGCGGACGACACCCGGGTCGAGGCCGAGCTCCCGGCCCGGGTCCGCGCCGGCACCCGCGCCCTCTTCCTGCACGGCAGCAACTACGGCACCTGCCGCGACTTCGCCGCCCAACTCGCCGACGAGGCCGCCGCACTGGGCTGCGAGACGGAGGTCGCGCCCCTGGACGCGTACGCCGATCACCTTCCCACGGACCGTCCGGTCGTGATCACCGCAGCGTCCTACAACGGCCAACCCACGGACGACGCACGGGAGTTCGCCGGCCGACTCGACGAGATCACCGACGCGACCGGAATCCGCTACGCGGTCCTCGGCGTCGGCGACCGCAACTGGGCCGCGACCTACCAGCACGTCCCGACCCACATTGACGAACGTCTCGCCGGCCTCGGCGCCACCCGTCTCCTGGACCGCGCGGCCGCGGACGCCTCCGGCGACCTCACCGGCACCGTCCGCGCCTTCACCGCCGGGCTCCGCACCGCGCTTCTCGAGGCGTACGGCGACCCGGACGCCCTCGTCGCCGCCGAGCCGGAGCCGACCGCCGGGTACGAGGTCCGGACCCTGGTCGGCGGCCCGCTGGACGCCCTGGCCGAGCGGCACGGCCTGGTCCCGATGACCGTGGCGGAGGCGTACGACCTCACCGCGCCCGGCCACCCCCGCCTCAAGCGGTTCGTCCGGCTCGCCCTGCCGACGGGCACCACCTACCGCACCGCCGACCACGTCACCGTCCTCCCGGCCAACGACAAGACGCTCGTCGAGCGGTCCGCGGACGCGTTCGGTGTCGACCTCGACGTCGTGCTGGACATCCGTCCTTCCCGCCCGCGCCGCGACGGACTCGCCGTGAACCGTCCCTTGACGGTACGTCAACTCCTCACCCACCACGTGGAGTTGCAGCACAGCCCGACCGCCGACCAGCTGTCCGTCCTGGCCGCCGCCAACCCCTGCCCGCCGGAGCGCGCTCACCTGGCCGCCCTCGTGGACGACCCGCGCACGCTCGTGGAGCTCTTCGAGTCCTACCCCGCCCTGCGCGGCTCCCTCGACTGGCCCGCCCTGCTCGACCTCCTCCCGCCGCTGCGCCCGCGCCACTACTCGGTGTCCTCGTCCCCGGCGGCCGCCCCCGGGCACGTCGACCTGATGGTCTCGCTCCTGGAGGCACCCGCCCGCTCCCACTCCCGGCCGCGCGCGAGCGGGGGGACCCCCGTAGGCGATGGCACCTACCGGGGCGTCGGCTCCGGCTACCTCGTCGGCGTGCAGCCCGGGGACACCGTCCTGGCCCGCGTCCAGCCCTGCCGGGACGCCTTCCGCGTCGACCACACCCGACCGGTCGTCATGATCGCGGCCGGTACCGGCCTGGCGCCCTTCCGCGGAGCCATCGCCGACCGTGTCGCCACCCTGGCCCGGGGCGAGCAACTTCCGCCCGCGCTCTGCTACTTCGGTTGCGACGCCCCCGACGCCGACTTCCTGCACGCCGACGAACTGCGCGCCGCCGAGACCGTCGGCGCGGTACGGCTCCGCCCCGCCTTCAGCGCCGTCCCGGAGGCCGGGGTGGCCTTCGTGCAACACCGCGTCGCCGCCGAGGCGGACGAGGTCTGGGACCTGCTCGACGCGGGCGCCCGGGTGTACGTCTGCGGCGACGGTTCGCGGATGGCGCCGGGGGTGCGGGACGCGTTCCGTACCCTGTACCGGGAGCGCACCCCGGACGCCGACGAGTCGGCCGCCGAGCGGTGGCTGGACGGGCTGGTGCGGGACGGCCGTTACGTCGAGGACGTGTACGCGGCCGGCTGA
- a CDS encoding PAS domain-containing protein, producing the protein MRVDADRREAVVWRNRALMLFDRVSMPVAVCDVYGAVLLANPAMATECGTTPGRLRGREVLELFRPQEVTQVDRIAQALRLRHRSRYQVSVRWEAPCGGERYGELTADPVSDTVEETPALLVMLRVLGGRESRAEEPVRVTATEARILALLAGGATTARAARETGLTTDGVTYHLRRMSARWGAGNRTELVARAYALGVLTPGVWPPAPAVAPSQATDSSEATAPEE; encoded by the coding sequence ATGCGGGTGGATGCGGATCGGCGGGAAGCCGTGGTGTGGCGCAACCGCGCCCTGATGCTCTTTGACCGGGTGTCGATGCCGGTCGCGGTGTGCGACGTTTACGGCGCCGTCCTGCTCGCCAATCCCGCGATGGCCACCGAGTGCGGTACGACTCCGGGGCGGTTGCGCGGCCGTGAGGTGCTGGAGCTGTTCCGGCCGCAGGAGGTGACCCAGGTGGACCGGATCGCTCAGGCGCTGCGGCTGCGGCACCGGTCGCGCTACCAGGTGTCGGTGCGCTGGGAGGCACCCTGCGGCGGCGAGCGGTACGGGGAGCTGACCGCGGACCCGGTGAGCGACACGGTCGAGGAGACGCCCGCCCTGCTGGTGATGCTGCGTGTCCTGGGCGGGCGCGAGTCCCGCGCCGAGGAACCCGTGCGGGTGACCGCGACGGAGGCCCGGATCCTGGCGCTGCTCGCCGGCGGGGCGACCACGGCCCGGGCGGCCCGCGAGACCGGCCTGACGACCGACGGCGTCACGTATCACCTGCGGCGCATGTCCGCGCGCTGGGGCGCGGGCAACCGTACGGAACTGGTCGCCCGCGCCTACGCGTTGGGGGTGCTGACCCCGGGGGTCTGGCCGCCGGCACCTGCCGTGGCACCCTCGCAAGCCACCGACTCCTCGGAAGCCACCGCGCCCGAGGAGTAG
- a CDS encoding SDR family NAD(P)-dependent oxidoreductase, with protein sequence MSTARTARTAQHKIGSGFGAHSTGADVLAGIDLTGKLALVTGGYSGLGLETTRALHAAGARVVVPARRPAAAREALAGVDGVEVDELDLGDLDSVRAFAERFLASGRTLDLVIDNAGIMACPETRVGPGWEAQFATNHLGHFALVNRLWPAIEPGGARVVSVSSRGHHFSGIRWDDVDWQDGYDKWQAYGQAKTANVLFAVHLDRLARDRGVQAFALHPGGILTPLQRHLPREEMVANGWIDEDGTPIPQEGMKTPEQGAATQVWAATSPRLAGLGGVYLEDCDIADPAPADGERTGVKDYAIDPEQAARLWDLSADRTGVNAFAD encoded by the coding sequence ATGAGCACTGCACGCACCGCACGTACCGCACAGCACAAGATCGGCTCGGGGTTCGGCGCCCACAGCACCGGCGCCGACGTCCTGGCCGGCATCGACCTGACCGGAAAGCTCGCGCTCGTCACCGGCGGCTACTCGGGTCTCGGCCTGGAGACCACCCGCGCCCTGCACGCGGCCGGCGCCCGGGTCGTCGTTCCGGCCCGCCGCCCCGCCGCCGCACGGGAAGCCCTGGCCGGCGTCGACGGGGTCGAGGTGGACGAACTGGACCTCGGCGACCTGGACAGCGTCCGCGCCTTCGCCGAGCGGTTCCTCGCCTCGGGCCGCACGCTCGACCTCGTCATCGACAACGCCGGGATCATGGCCTGCCCGGAGACCAGGGTGGGGCCCGGCTGGGAGGCGCAGTTCGCCACGAACCACCTGGGCCACTTCGCCCTCGTCAACCGGCTGTGGCCGGCGATCGAGCCCGGTGGTGCCCGGGTGGTGTCGGTGTCCTCGCGCGGCCACCACTTCTCCGGCATCCGCTGGGACGACGTCGACTGGCAGGACGGCTACGACAAGTGGCAGGCATACGGGCAGGCCAAGACCGCGAACGTCCTGTTCGCCGTCCACCTCGACCGGCTCGCCCGGGACCGCGGCGTACAGGCCTTCGCGCTGCACCCCGGTGGCATCCTCACTCCTCTCCAGCGGCACCTGCCCAGGGAGGAGATGGTGGCGAACGGCTGGATCGACGAGGACGGCACCCCGATCCCGCAGGAGGGCATGAAGACTCCGGAGCAGGGCGCGGCCACCCAGGTCTGGGCGGCGACCTCACCCCGGCTGGCCGGCCTGGGCGGCGTCTACCTGGAGGACTGCGACATCGCGGACCCGGCACCGGCCGACGGCGAGCGCACGGGCGTCAAGGACTACGCGATCGACCCCGAGCAGGCGGCCCGCCTGTGGGACCTGTCGGCCGACCGGACGGGCGTGAACGCGTTCGCCGACTGA